Sequence from the Sanguibacter keddieii DSM 10542 genome:
ATCGCGCGGCGCAGCAGCGAGGTGTGCACGACGTCGGGGAGGATGCCCGCGTCGGTGAGCAGCTTCCCGCCTCGCTTGGCCTCCTCGACGCCCTTCTCGGACAGGTTCACGTCCACCCAGCCGGTGAACAGGTTCTTCGCGTTCCACTCGCTCTCGCCGTGGCGGAGCAGCACAAGGGTGTATGTCATGGGTCCATCCTGCCGCATCTCGGCGACGGGTGCTCGGGCCCTTCGGCCCGTGGACCGCAGGCCCCGGCACAGGTCCGGGGCTCAGGTCCCCGGCTCAGAGACCTCAGGCGACGCGCGCCTGCTCGTACACCTTGCGGGTCTCCTCGGCCGTGGTGTCCCAGCTGAAGTGGGCCGCCACCTCCAGGGCTCCGCGGGAGAGCCGCGCCAGCCGCTCGTCGTCACGGAGCAGGTCCCGCAGCACGGCAGCCCACCGGTGCGGGTCGTGGTCGGGGACCAGGACACCTGAGCGCCCGTCCTGGACCGCGGTGCGCAGCCCGCCGACGTCTGCGGCGACCACGGGGGTGCCGCACGCCTGGGCCTCGACGGCGACCAGCCCGAAGGACTCGCTGCGCGACGGGACGGCGACGAGGTCGGCGCACCGGAACCAGCGCGCGAGCTCGCTCCGCGAGACCGCCGGGAGGAACAGCACGTCGTCGCTCACCCCCACCTGGTACGCGAGGGCCTCGAGCTCACGCAGCGCCGTCGGGCGGCCGCTCGCACCACCGAGCACGACGAGCAGCGGGAGCTCGTCACCGTGGTCGGCCATGACCCCGAGGGCACGGACGAGGACGTCGGGCGCCTTGAGCAGCTGCACGCGACCGGCGAAGACCACGACCTTGCGGTCGGCGGGCAGACCGAGCGCGGCACGCTCGGCGGCCGCGGTGTCCCGTGCGCCGTCCGCACCGGCCGGCGGGAGCGGGGTGAAGGTCTCGAGGTCCACCCCGGGGCTCACCACGTGCACCCGGGTCGGGTCCGCCGCGTAGTGCGTCACGAGGTCCTCTGCCTCGGCAGCCGTGTTGGCGACGAGCGCGTCGGCGACCTCGACCACCTGCTCCTCGCCGATCACGCGGCCGGCCGGCTCCGGGACGTCGCCCGGCGCCAGCGACCCGTTCTTCACGAGCGCCATGGTGTGCATCGAGTGGACCAGCGGGACGTTCCAGCGGTCGGCCGCGAGCATGCCGGCCTGGCCGGACAGCCAGTAGTGCGAGTGGACCACGTCGTACCAGCCCTGGGTGCGCGCCGCCTCCGTGCGCAGGACCCCGGCCGAGAAGTAGCAGAGCTGCCCGGGCAGGTCGTTCTTGTCGAGCCCCTCGAAAGGACCGGCGGTGATGTGCCGCACGAGGATCCCGTCGCCCACCTCGACCACGTCGGGCTGCGCGGACGACGTCCGCCGCGTGAAGATCTCCACCTCGGCCCCGCTGCGTGCGAGCGCCCGGGACAGCTCGGTGATGTAGACGTTCATCCCGCCGGCGTCGCCCGTGCCGGGCTGCTCGAGCGGGGAGGTGTGCACGGAGAGCATGGCCACCCGGAGGGAGTCGCCGCTCATGGGCACCTGCGTTCTGACATCCCACCAGTCTGCCACCGTCGCGCGCCCGGTGCCGCGGGCGCCGTCCCCACCGAGACGGACCGGGCCAGCGCGGGGCAGGACTCGGGCGAGGTCGAAGGTCCCACCTGTGCTGACACGTCGTCCGGGACGATGGACGCATGGAGAAGCACGCACCGACCCGGACCACCACGGACCCCCTCGCGGCGCTGCGCCTCATGCTCGACGAGCCCCCCGAGGACGCCACGCCGCTGGTCCCCCTCGACGCCGCCGCGTGCGACGCGATCGCCGACGAGACGCTCGTCTGCTCGTGCAACAACGTCAGCGCCGGCGAGATCCGCGACGTCGTGTGCTCCGGCCGCTGCTCGTCGCTCGACGACGTCCAGGTGCTCACCCGCGCAGGAGGCGGGTGCGGCTCGTGCCTCTCGGCCGTCGCCGGGCTCGTCGAGGTGTCGCTGAGCCGGAGGTGAACGGGCTGGTGGAGCCGGCTGCGCGTAGTGCTCAGACCGGCAGGATGCAGGCCGGCGCGGGGATGTCGACGGACGAGACCGGCTCCGCCTGACCGCTCTCGTGGTCGACGCGCAGGACCGTGACACCGCCGGAGGTCTGGCCTGCGACGACCACCAGGTCGTCGGCCTGTGCGGGGCGCCCGGAGAGCGTGGGGTCGGCCGCGTGCGCCGTCAGCACCGCGAGGTGACGTGGCCACACGACGCCCAGGGGTGAGTCCGCGAGGTGGCGCAGGACGGGCTGGCCCTCGTCGTCGCGCTCGACCGCGAAGGTCGCGAGCACGTCGGGACCGCGGACCCCGACGTAGAGGCGGCTGCCGTCGGCGCTCAGTGCCAGGTGCGAGGGGAAGGACCCCGCCTCGGGGCTGGGGGTGTCGCAGGCGGGCACGCTCCCGAGATGCGTCGCGGACCCGTCCTGCTCGACCCGGACCACGTGGACGCGGGAGTCGAGCTCGCCCACCACGAAGGCCGTCCCGTCGTCGCCGAGCGCCACGTGCCGCGGGCCGGTCCCGGGCGGCAGCGCGAGGGCGAGGCCGTCGGCGACGAGCACACCGGGCGTCGCAGTCCTGCGGTACCGGCGGACCTCGTCCGTCCCGAGGTCGCTGACCCACAGGTGGCGCTCTCCGACCGCCTGGACGTAGTGCGCGTGGGGACCGCGCTGGCGCTCGCGCACCGGGCCCGAGCCGCTGTGCGCGAAGGTCGCGAGGGCTCCGCCCAGGGTGCCCGACTCCGTGAGCGTCAGGGCCGCCAGGCTGCCGGAGGAGTAGTTCGCCACCCACACGTCGCGCTCGTCCACCACGAGGTGGCACGGGTCAGCGCCGCCCGTCGACGCGCTCGAGGTGAGGACCAGCCCGTCCCCGGACAGCGAGAAGGTGCTCACCCGCCCCTGCTCCGTCTCGGAGACGGCGACCACGGTCGTCCCGTCGGGGTGCAGCGCGAGGAAGGACGGTGACGCGACCTCGACCAGCTGGTGGGCGCCCGAGAGCTCCCCGGTGCGCGGGTCGAGGTCGACGGACCAGATCCCCTCCCCCGACCCTGGGCCGCCCGAGGTGGGGTAGGTGCCGACGAGGAGACGCTGCAGCGGTGCGGGAGGTGTGGTCACCGGCCCAGCCTATCGAGGGCGGGCGTCCCCTGGGACGACGAGAGGGTGGTGGACCGACTGGTCCACCACCCTCTCGTGCCGACGTCGGAGGACGTCAGTGAGCCGCCTCGTACGCAGCCTTGATCTCGGCCGAGATGCGGCCGCGCTCGTTGACCGTGTGGCCGTTGGCGCGAGCCCACTCGCGGATGTCGTTGGGCGAGGTGCCGCCGGAAGGCTGACGCGCCGAACGCTTCGCGGGGCGTGCCGCAGAACGGCCGACCTTGCGTGCGTGACCGACCCAGCTCGCGAGCGAGTCGCGGAATGCCGACGCGTTGTCCGTCGAGAGGTCGATCTCGTACGAGACGCCGTCGAGGGAGAAAGTCACGGTCTCGTCGGCGGTGCCGCCGTCGAGGTCGTCGACAAGAATTACCTGAACCTTCTGTGCCACTTGAGGTACCTCACCATTCTGTTTCGCTGCAGGGGACTTCATGCTCGCATCATTCCTGATGGAGCGTCAACTGGAGAACAGAAAGGCGGATGATTTTACGGGGTGATACCCGCACCCGTCGGTGGGACCTCTCGCTCAGTGCGTGCGTCTTCTTCGGCATCGAGACGAGCGAGGTTGGCCCGCTCGTTACGGTCCGCGCGAATGATAAAACGCATCGCGAAGTAGAACAGGACGCCCACCCCGATCGACGGGACGAGCGCGGCGAAGGCGGTCCAGAAGGTGCTCACCGGACCACCATACGACGCGCCGCGCCCGTTCCTGGCACCGCGCTCAACGCTGCGGCTTGACCAGCGGGAACAGGATCGTCTCGCGGATCCCCAGACCCGTCAGCGCCATGAGCAGGCGGTCGAGGCCCATCCCCATGCCCCCGCTCGGCGGCATCGCGTACTCCATCGCCGTGAGGAAGTCCTCGTCGAGCACCATCGCCTCGTCGTCGCCCGCAGCTGCGAGGACCGCCTGCGCCTCGAAGCGCTGGCGCTGGACGACCGGGTCCACCAGCTCGGAGTACGCGGTCGCGAGCTCGAAACCACGGACGTACAGGTCCCACTTCTCGACCTGCCCGGGGACAGAGCGGTGGTCGCGCGTCAACGGCGAGGTCTCGACGGGGAAGTCCCGGACGAAGGTCGGCGCGTAGAGAGAATTGCCGACGTGGTGCTCCCAGAGCTCTTCGACGAGCTTTCCGTGGTTGACCTTCTTCGGGTCGATCGAGATCTCGACGGCGTCCGCGAGCTCCGTGAGCCGCGCGACGGTGGTCTGCGGGGTGATCTCCTCGCCGAGGGCCTCCGACAACGACCCGTACATGGTGAGCTCGGCCCAGTCGCCGCCGAGCTCGTACTCCTCGCCCGAGGCGAGCGTCACGAGAGTGGTCCCGAACATGTCGAGAGCCGCCTTCTGGACAAGATTCTTGGTGAGCACCGCCATGGAGTTGTAGTCGCCATATGCCTCGTAGGCCTCGAGCATCGCGAACTCCGGGGAGTGCGTGGAGTCAGCACCCTCGTTCCGGAAGTTGCGGTTGATCTCGAAGACGCGCTCGATACCGCCGACCACGGCCCTCTTGAGGAACAGCTCGGGGGCGATCCGCAGGAACAGGTCGATGTCGAAAGCATTCATGTGCGTGGTGAAAGGCCGGGCGGCCGCACCGCCGTGGATGGTCTGGAGCATCGGGGTCTCGATCTCCATGTACCCGCGGTCGTGGAAGTTCTCGCGCAGGGACCGGACCACGCCGGCGCGCAGGCGCGCCGCCTCGCGGGCCGCCGGGCGCGCGATGAGGTCCACGTAGCGCTGACGGACGCGGGCCTCCTCCGAGAGCTCACGGTGGAGCACCGGGAGGGGGCGGAGCGCCTTCGCGGCGATCTGCCACGAGTCCGCGAAGACGCTCAGCTCGCCGCGGCGCGAGCTGCCCACGCGACCGTGCGCGAAGAGGTGGTCACCGAGGTCGACGTCTGCCTTGAACGCGGCGAGCGACTCCTCGCCGACGACCGCGAGGCTCAGCATGATCTGGAGGCGGTTGCCCTCGCCGTCCTGGAGCGAGACGAAGCAGAGCTTGCCGGAGTTGCGCAGGAACACGACACGACCGGCGACGCCGACGAGGTCGTCGGTCTCCTCGCCCGTCTCGAGGTGCGCGTACTGCGCGCGGACCTCGGCGATCGAGTGCGTGCGGGGCACCTCGACCGGGTAGGCCTCGACGCCGCTCTCGAGCAGCCGGTCGCGCTTCTCCCGACGCACCCGCAGCTGCTCGGGGAGGTCGTTCTCCCCGTCGGCGAGAGTGGGGTCTGCGGTCGCGGGGGTCTGCTCAGAAGTCACCCCGCCATCCTAGTGGAGTGCCGGGGCGGGCTCGGCTGGCTCGGGGCGGGGACAGAGCGGGTTGCGGACAGGGCGGGGTGGGGACGGAGCAGGGTGGGGCGGCGCGGGGTGGCGCGGCGTCAGCAGGTCAGCGCGAGACGAGGTCGAGCGCGAGGTCCAGGATCGGCGCCGAGTGGGTCAGCGCACCGACCGACATGTAGTCGACGCCCGTCGCTGCGACCTCGGCGGCACGGTCCAGCGTGAGGTTCCCGGTGGCCTCAAGCTCGACGGGACCGGTCTGCCCCTCGCCGGCCCGGACCGCGGCGACGGTCTCGGTGAGGGTGGGCGTGCTCATGTTGTCGAGCAGCAGGAAGGTCGCACCTGCCGCGACCGCCTCGAGCGCCTGCGCGCAGGTGTCGGCCTCCACCTGGACGAGCACCTCCGGGAAGGCCTCACGGACCGCGTGCACCGCAGCGGTCACGGAGCCGGCGGCGACCACGTGGTTGTCCTTGACCATCGCGACGTCGTAGAGGCCCATGCGCTTGTTGGTCCCGCCGCCGGCCCGCACGGCGTACTTCTCGAGCGCGCGGAGCCCAGGCGTGGTCTTGCGGGTGTCGAGGACCGTGGCCTGCGTCCCCTCGAGCCTGTCCGCCCAGGCGCGGGTCGCGGTCGCGACGCCCGAGGCACGGCTGGCGAGGTTGAGCAGCGACCGCTCCGCCATGAGCAGCACCTGCACGGGCCCGGTGAGCACCGCGAGCCGGCGACCGGGCTCGACCCGCGTCCCGTCGACGACGTCCAGGTCCACGCGCACCGGTCCGAGCCCGAAGCGCGCCGACACCTGGTCGACGACCTCCTGCACGAGCACGAGGCCCGCCACGACACCCTCCTGACGCGCCACGAGGTGCGCGACGGCGCCCGACGAGACGGCGATCGTCGCCTGGCTCGTGACGTCGCGCCCGGGGTCTCCCCCGAGGTCCTCGCTGAGGGTGCGGCGCACGGTGTCGCTGATCCAGGCGGGGTCGAGGCCCGGCTCGACGGTGGTCTCAGCAGAGGACCTGACGGAGGGCTCGGTCTGGGCAGCGGGCGCGGAGGGGTGAGTCACCCCCACACGGTATCCGACCCCTGCGGTGCCACCGGTGGGCCGCTCAGTCGACCTGGAGGGTGCCGTCCTCGGCGAGGTGCACCGTCACCCGGCGCTCCCAGGCCGGGTCTCGCTCCGGGAAGTCGGAGCGGAAGTGACCGCCCCTGCTCTCCGTCCGGCGGGCGGCAGCCGCGGTGAGGACCGTCGAGACCTGGTGGACGTTGCTGGTCTCCCACTCGGCGGTCTGCGGCTGCGCGCTGAGGTCGCCGGCGACCGCCTCCGGGAGGTTCGCGTCGGTGCGGACCGAGGCCAGCCTCTCGGCCGCGACGGCGAGGCTCTCCGCCGAGCGGATGACCCCGCTGCCGGTCGACGTGACGCGCTGGATCCGCGTGCGGCTCGCCGCCATGACCAGACCGGTGGGCCCCGGCCGCGGCACCGGCTCGAGCAGCGGGAGCTCCCCGGCGGCCATGCGCCCCGCGATGTCCTCGGCGGCGCGGTGCGCGAACACGAGGCCCTCGAGCAGGGAGTTCGACGCGAGCCGGTTGGCGCCGTGCACCCCGGTGCACGCGACCTCGCCGACGGCGTACAGCCCACGGACCGTCGAGCGGCCGTCGAGGTTCGTCACGACACCGCCGGAGTGGTAGTGCTGGGCGGGCGCGACCGGGACGAGCTCCTCCGTGATGTCGAGGCCCTGCGCGAGCAGTCGCTCCGTGATGGTGGGGAACCTGCGCCGCAGGAAGTCCGCTCCGAGGTGCCGGGCGTCGAGGAGCACGTGGTCCGAGCCTGTCACCGCCATCTGCCGGACGATCGCGTGCGCGACCACGTCGCGCGGTGCGAGCTCCGCCATCGGGTGGACGGCCGGCATGAACCGGTGGCCGAAGACGTCGACCAGGTACGCGCCCTCGCCGCGGACGGCCTCCGAGATCAGGGCGAGCTGCCCCTTCGCCGCGCTGCCGAGCCACAGGACCGTCGGGTGGAACTGCACGAACTCCATGTCGCCGAGGGTCGCGCCCGCGCGCAGCGCCGCGGCCGTGCCGTCACCGGTGGCCTGCGGCGGGTTGGTCGACGACATGAACGACTGCCCGATCCCGCCCGTGGCGAGCACCACCGCGCGGCTGCGGACCGCGCCGACGCCGTCGCGGCTGCCCGCACCTCGGACGTGCAGGGTGACACCGCAGACCGAGCGGCGCGGCCCGTCGGGCGTCGCGGGGGTCACGGGGCCCGCGCTGGTCAGCAGGTCGATGACGAGCGCGTGCTCGATCACCTCGATGCCGGGGTCGTTGCGGACCGCCTCGAGCTGGGCGACCAGCGCGCGCGAGATCTCGGCGCCCGTGGCGTCTCCTCCGGCGTGCGCGATGCGGTCGGCGTGGTGGCCGCCCTCACGGGTGAGCGACATCTCCCCGACGCCGTCGGTGTCGAAGTGCGCCCCGAGCGCCACGAGCTCGCGGACCCGGGCCGGCCCCTCGGTGACGAGGACCTCGACCGCGCGGGGGTCGCAGACGCCGGCCCCCGCCACGAGGGTGTCCTCCTGGTGGGCGGCCGGGGAGTCCTCCGGGGCGAGCGCCGCGGCGATGCCCCCCTGGGCCCAGACCGTCGACCCGGACGACAGCGCGTCCTTGGTGACGAGCAGCACCCGCGGCACGCGCGTGCGCAGCTCGAGCGCAGCCGTCAGACCGGCGATCCCGGAGCCGACGACGACGACGTCGGCGTCCGTGGTCCAGCCGGGCTCGGGCGCGGCGAGCGTGGTGACGAGGGCCGGCCCGGGCCGCGCGGGCCCGGGCACGGCGGTGGTGGTCACGCCTCGGTGCCGTGCTGCTGCTGGAACGGCGCGATCGCGAGACCGCTCGGCTCGAGGTCGTAGCCCTCGGGGACGAGACCCGGCTCCTCCGAGACCTCGACCACGGCGTTGTCGCCGTCGACGAACACGACGTGCGGCAGGTAGTGGCGGGCCTCGGCGTCGGCCAGCATGCCGTAGGCGATGATGATCACCGTGTCGCCGGGGTGCACGTGGTGCGCCGCGGCGCCGTTGATGCAGACCTGACCGGAGCCGGGCTCACCCGGGATCACGTAGGTGGTCAGCCGCGACCCGTTGGTCACGTCGACGACGTCGACCTGCTGGCCCGGGTACAGGTCTGCGGCCTCGAGCAGCAGGTTGTCGACCGTGATCGAGCCGACGTAGTGCAGGTCGGCCTGGGTCACCGTCGCGCGGTGGATCTTGCCGATCATCATCGGACGCTGCAGGGACGTCACGGGGTTCCTCCGGTGGTGCGGTGCTGGGGGGTGGTGTGCTGAGTGGTGGGGTCTGCCACCTCGACCGCCATCGTGTCGATGAGCCGCGTCGTGCCGACGCGTGCGGCGACGAGCAGCAGGGCCGGGCCGGCGTGGTCGGGCGGCACGTCGTCCACGGTAGCCGGGTCGACGAGCACCAGGTAGTCGAGGTCGACGCCCTCGGCGGCGTCGACACGCTGCCGGGCTGCTGCGTGGACCGCGGCTGCCGTCGCCCCTGCGGTCGCGGCGTCGCGTCCGGCGGCGAGGGCTGCCGAGAGGGCGAGCGCACGGCTGCGCTCGTCGGACGACAGGTAGGCGTTGCGCGAGGACAGCGCGAGGCCGTCGTCGTCGCGGACGATGGGCACCCCGTGGACGGTCACGGGCACGTCGAGGTCGTGCACCATGCGCCGGACTGCCAGCAGCTGCTGGGCGTCCTTCTCGCCGAACACGGCCACGTCGGGCGCGGTCAGGTGCAGCAGCTTGAGGACGACGGTGAGCACCCCGTCGAAGTGCCCGGGGCGCGACGCCCCCTCGAGGACCGTGCCGATGCGCCCGGCGGTGACGCTGACGATCGGCCGTCCGTCCGGGTACATCTCGTCGAGCGTCGGCGCGAAGACGACGTCGACCCCGACCGACGCGAGGAGCGCCACGTCCGCGTCCAGGGTGCGCGGGTAGCTGTCGTAGTCCTCGCCGGGTCCGAACTGCAGGGGGTTGACGAAGATCGTCACGACCACCTCGTCGGCGAGGCGGCGGGCCTCGCGCACGAGCTCGAGGTGACCGGCGTGCAGCGCGCCCATGGTCATGACGACGGCGCGGCGGCGGGTCGGGTTCCCGTCAGCCTGGCCGGGTCCGACGGTGGTGCCTGGCTGGTCGGGCCGGCGCAGGGCACGGGCGAGGTCGGCCCGGGTGGTGGTGACGAGGGGCCGGGCGTGGCCGCTGAGCATCAGTTCTCCTTGGCGGGGGCGTTCAGGACGTCGAGCAACGACTGGGCCTGCGCGTCCTTGATCCGTCCCGCGGCCAGCGCGCGCACGGTCGCGGCACGGCTCAGGGACCGGTAGCTGTCGACGGTGTCGCTCGCGTCGCGGTGCGTCGCGAGCGCGGCGAGCTCGGTGAGGTGCGTCTGGACCGTGCCGGCATCGCCGCGCACGACCGGACCGGTGAGCGTCTGGACCGGGTCGCCGACACCGTCGGCGGCACGCAGCGCACCGTCGAGGGCGGCGTGCAGCAGCGGTGCGAGCGCACGCCCCGGGTCGGCGATGCCCGCCACCTGGAGCGCCTGCGCCGCCTGCGCGACGAGGACCACGAGGTGGTTCGCGCCGTGCGCGAGGGCCGCGTGGTACAGCCCGCGGTCCTCCTCCTCGATGACCACGGGCTCGCCGCCGATCTCGACGACGAGCGCGAGACCGATCGGCTGCACCGGGCCGGGTGCGGTCACCGCGAAGGTGGTGCCCTCGAGACGGCCGAGGTCGAGGGACGTCCCCGTGAAGGTCATCGCCGGGTGGACGGCCACCGGGATGGCGCCCTGCGCGCGCGCCGGCGCCAGCACCTCGGTGCCGTAGCGACCCGAGGTGTGCAGCACGATCTGGCCCGGCTGCCACGCACCGAGGTCCGCGAGCCCGGCTACGAGCGTCGCGAGGGCGTCGTCGGGGACGGTGAGCAGCACCAGCTCGGACCGCTCCACGACGTCACGGACGTCGAGCACCGGCACACCGGGCAGCATGGCCTCGGCGCGCTCGCGCGAGGCCTCGGAGATGGCGGACACGCCCACCACCGAGTGGCCGACGGCACGCAGCGCGTTGCCGAGCACGGCACCCACCCGGCCTGCGCCCACGATGCCGACGCCGAGCCGTCCGGGGCGCCGTGCCCCTGTGGTCTCGGTCATCCCGGCGCCTGCATCCAGCGCTCGGGTCCCGCGGTCGTCCGAGCGGCACGGGCCCGTGCGGCCTGCTCCGCGAGCAGCCGCGACGCCTCGACGTCCGCGAGGTGCACGACGCTCGGCGAGATCGGCCCCGGGGTCGAGTGCAGCACGAAGCTCGTCAGCCCCAGACGGCGCTGCAGCGGGCCCTGGTTGAGGCCGAGCGACTGCGTACGCTCGTGCGGCACGACCTCGAGGGTGCGCACCAGACGGCCCCGGCGGACCACGAGAGCGCGGCCCGTGACGGCGTAGCCGTTGCGACGCCAGGCCAGCGGGTCGAGCCACCGCGCGCTGCGGGGGCTCGTGACGAAGCCCTGCTCGTCGCCGGAGCCGGTCATCGCGGCGTCCAGGAGCGGGCGCGGGTCCTCGACGCCGAGGTCCGGGAGCACGAGCCACAGCGCACGCAGGGCGTCGTCGCGGCTGCCGACCGGGAGCAGCACCGCGCCGGCCTGCTCGCCCTCCGACGCCGCGGCGTAGCCGGCCACGTTGACCTCGACGCGCCACCAGCCGGCCGAGCGCCACAGCAGGCCCTGCTGGATCCGGATCGCCTGGACACGCCCTGGCGGGATGGTCTGCGACCGCGTCTCGAGGAGGCCGTGGCGCAGGCGGATGCCGTCGGGCGAGATGGCCCCGGTGAAGCCGAAGCCACCCGAGAACCTCGAGAACACGTAAGCCCCGAGCCCGAAGACCAGCGGCAGGGCGGTGAAGAGCGGTGCGACCTGGCGCGTGACGACGGCGACCACTGCCGCGGCGACCACCGCCACCACGAGGACGATGGTGCCGCCGGTGAGCAGCACCGAGCCGACGAGCCGGCCCACGGGCACGTCGAGGACGGCGCTCTCGGGCGCCTCCTCCACGGGTGCGTCGTCGGGGCCGTCGGACTCGACCCCTGCGGCGCGCGCCAGCAGGACGTTGCGGAGCTGGTTGGCGTCCGCGTCGCGGAGGAACCCGAGGCGCGCCCCGGAGTCTCCCCCGCCCGCGACGCTCAGCTTGAGCTCGGCGAGGCCGAAGAACCGCGCCAGCAGCGGCTTGACGATGTCGATCGCCTGGAGCCGGTCCAGACGGACCTTGCGCTGCTGCCGGAACAGGATCCCGGAGTGCACGTAGACCGCGTCGCGGTCGTAGGCGTAGCGCATCATGCGCCACGACAGCCAGGCCCAGACGCCGCCGAGCAGGCCGACGCCGAGGATCGCGAGCACCACGACGCCCCAGTGGTCGGTCGCGAAGCTCACGTCGCCGCCGGGGGCGCTCTCGAGGGTCTGCCGACCGACGACGAACAGCAGCACGGCGAGCACCGCCCAGCCGCGCACGAGCGGCGTCACCGGGTGCAGGCGCCGCCACTCGAGCTCGGGCGGGACGGTGGTGGTGGTGGAGTCGGTGGTGCTGGAGTCGGTGGAGCTGTCCTTCACCGCGGGGTCGCCCGACGTGGCCGCGTCGTCAGCAGGCGCCGTCGGTGCCTGCGGTGCAGAGGGAACGTCGGGGACCGGCGCCGCGGCGCGCGCAGAGCCTTCGTCAGGCTCCGGCGTCGGGACGGGGCCTGGGCCGGGGGTGGTCACAGACCCGCCAGCCGCGCCTCGCCGCGCGAGGCGAGGCGGTCGCGCAGGCGCGCAGCGTCACCGGGGGCGAGCCCGTCGATGGTGGCGTCGGTGCCGGGCGAGGCGGTGTGCAGCTGGACCGAGGAGATGTCGAGCCTGCGGGCCAGCGGGCCGGCGGTGACGTCGACGAACTGCATGCGCCCGTAGGGCACCACCACGAGGCTGCGGAACAGCACGCCCTTGCGGATGAGCAGGTCGTCGTCGCGCTCCGCGTAGCCGATCGCCCGGACCTGCCGGGAGATGACGACGGCGGACCACGCCACGAGCAGCGCGACGACCGCAGCGGACAGCCAGAGCCACGGTCCCGCCTGCGGGAGCGCGACCGCGAGCACGACGAGCGCCACGAGGGGCACGCCGAGGAAGATGCCGAGCAGCACGTAGCGCGCGGTCGCGAGACGTCCCGACACGCGCTGCCACTCGATGCCGTGCGGGTCGAAGGGCGAGGCGCCCTCGGGTCCGGTGGGGTCAGTCATGCGCACCATCTTCTCGCATCCGGGCGTCTTCGCCGTCACCGGGCGGAGGGAGCTCGCAGAACCGCTCCGCCACCACACCCGCGACGGCGAGCACCACGGAGCTCAGCGCCGCCACCCCGGCGCTCCACGCGCGGCCCTGCTGCGCCTCGACGTGCAGGTGCGGGAGCGTGAGGAGCACCTGGCCGGCGTACCAGCCGGTGAGCAGAGCGCCGGTCAGCGACGCCGCCTTGGCCAGGGCGACCGTGCGCGCGGCGCGGAGCGCGTCGAGCGACGGCCGCCGGCCCCGCAGGTACGACCGGACCCCGCTCGCCGCCCAGAGCACGAGCACCGCGAGGACCAGCAGCGCCGGGGCGACCACCCAGAGCACGGGCCCCAGGTGGGTGCCACGGCCCTCGAGGAGCCGCAGCAGCCACCAGGTGGTCGCACCCGCCGCGACCGCGACGAGCGCGAGCGTCGACAGGCGGGTGCGGCCCATCAGAGCGTGCGGTCCTCGACCGCAGGCACGCCGTCGACGGTGTCGTCCGGGCTCTCGATGTGCTCCAGGCTGTCGAGGTGCGTCTCGGCACGCGGCGGCTCGACGTCTGGCGTCCAGACCTGCGCGGCCTCGACCGCGGTCGTCTCCGGGTGCGTCACGTCGTGGTCCGTCTCGGCCTCGGGCTGGGCTGCGTGCGGCTGCTGGTCGCCGAGGGCCGGCGCCGCAGAGGGCTCCACCGTGTCCGCGGGTGCCTGCGTCGTGGCGGGGTCCTCGGTCGTCTCGCCGTCGGGGAGGGAGACCACCTGGACCGCCGTCAGCGCGGGCGCCACGGCCGCCGGGCGGCTCGTCTGCGCGGCGGTGGGCAGCTCTGCGTCGTGCAACCAGTCGAGCGCGAGCCAGCGGATGCCCTCGCGGTCGTGCGCGGTCGCGGCGAGCGCGGCGACCGGACCACCGCCCAGACCGGGAAGGTGCGCCTCGGGAGCCAGGTGCGCCCACGGGGCGAGCACGAAGGCCCGCTCGTTGGCCCGCGGGTGCGGGAGCTCGAGGTCGGTCGCCGAGCCGATGACGTCGCCGAACACCACGATGTCGATGTCGAGCGTGCGCGGGCCCCAGCGGACGTCCCGCTCACGGCCGTTGCCCGCCTCGACCGACTGGCAGCCG
This genomic interval carries:
- the mshA gene encoding D-inositol-3-phosphate glycosyltransferase, producing MSGDSLRVAMLSVHTSPLEQPGTGDAGGMNVYITELSRALARSGAEVEIFTRRTSSAQPDVVEVGDGILVRHITAGPFEGLDKNDLPGQLCYFSAGVLRTEAARTQGWYDVVHSHYWLSGQAGMLAADRWNVPLVHSMHTMALVKNGSLAPGDVPEPAGRVIGEEQVVEVADALVANTAAEAEDLVTHYAADPTRVHVVSPGVDLETFTPLPPAGADGARDTAAAERAALGLPADRKVVVFAGRVQLLKAPDVLVRALGVMADHGDELPLLVVLGGASGRPTALRELEALAYQVGVSDDVLFLPAVSRSELARWFRCADLVAVPSRSESFGLVAVEAQACGTPVVAADVGGLRTAVQDGRSGVLVPDHDPHRWAAVLRDLLRDDERLARLSRGALEVAAHFSWDTTAEETRKVYEQARVA
- a CDS encoding (2Fe-2S)-binding protein, translating into MEKHAPTRTTTDPLAALRLMLDEPPEDATPLVPLDAAACDAIADETLVCSCNNVSAGEIRDVVCSGRCSSLDDVQVLTRAGGGCGSCLSAVAGLVEVSLSRR
- a CDS encoding lactonase family protein, coding for MTTPPAPLQRLLVGTYPTSGGPGSGEGIWSVDLDPRTGELSGAHQLVEVASPSFLALHPDGTTVVAVSETEQGRVSTFSLSGDGLVLTSSASTGGADPCHLVVDERDVWVANYSSGSLAALTLTESGTLGGALATFAHSGSGPVRERQRGPHAHYVQAVGERHLWVSDLGTDEVRRYRRTATPGVLVADGLALALPPGTGPRHVALGDDGTAFVVGELDSRVHVVRVEQDGSATHLGSVPACDTPSPEAGSFPSHLALSADGSRLYVGVRGPDVLATFAVERDDEGQPVLRHLADSPLGVVWPRHLAVLTAHAADPTLSGRPAQADDLVVVAGQTSGGVTVLRVDHESGQAEPVSSVDIPAPACILPV
- a CDS encoding histone-like nucleoid-structuring protein Lsr2, with translation MAQKVQVILVDDLDGGTADETVTFSLDGVSYEIDLSTDNASAFRDSLASWVGHARKVGRSAARPAKRSARQPSGGTSPNDIREWARANGHTVNERGRISAEIKAAYEAAH
- the lysS gene encoding lysine--tRNA ligase, which codes for MTSEQTPATADPTLADGENDLPEQLRVRREKRDRLLESGVEAYPVEVPRTHSIAEVRAQYAHLETGEETDDLVGVAGRVVFLRNSGKLCFVSLQDGEGNRLQIMLSLAVVGEESLAAFKADVDLGDHLFAHGRVGSSRRGELSVFADSWQIAAKALRPLPVLHRELSEEARVRQRYVDLIARPAAREAARLRAGVVRSLRENFHDRGYMEIETPMLQTIHGGAAARPFTTHMNAFDIDLFLRIAPELFLKRAVVGGIERVFEINRNFRNEGADSTHSPEFAMLEAYEAYGDYNSMAVLTKNLVQKAALDMFGTTLVTLASGEEYELGGDWAELTMYGSLSEALGEEITPQTTVARLTELADAVEISIDPKKVNHGKLVEELWEHHVGNSLYAPTFVRDFPVETSPLTRDHRSVPGQVEKWDLYVRGFELATAYSELVDPVVQRQRFEAQAVLAAAGDDEAMVLDEDFLTAMEYAMPPSGGMGMGLDRLLMALTGLGIRETILFPLVKPQR
- the nadC gene encoding carboxylating nicotinate-nucleotide diphosphorylase, whose translation is MGVTHPSAPAAQTEPSVRSSAETTVEPGLDPAWISDTVRRTLSEDLGGDPGRDVTSQATIAVSSGAVAHLVARQEGVVAGLVLVQEVVDQVSARFGLGPVRVDLDVVDGTRVEPGRRLAVLTGPVQVLLMAERSLLNLASRASGVATATRAWADRLEGTQATVLDTRKTTPGLRALEKYAVRAGGGTNKRMGLYDVAMVKDNHVVAAGSVTAAVHAVREAFPEVLVQVEADTCAQALEAVAAGATFLLLDNMSTPTLTETVAAVRAGEGQTGPVELEATGNLTLDRAAEVAATGVDYMSVGALTHSAPILDLALDLVSR